A genomic region of Persephonella marina EX-H1 contains the following coding sequences:
- a CDS encoding putative bifunctional diguanylate cyclase/phosphodiesterase has translation MFLERVFVLFPIRIAFPLVLFLVFLVVSLFEGYFEKKHAYRQIEQDHKKRVCNLAGRLQELSEYFINKKDVSFIERRIADISADQFFDEIFISDPEGKILVSSKKKFRGEEFRSVIKKVIGKSLNDLSFIDHLRKKPKMRCFISPDRNKIIAISPVLFPKEKKIRPSNIGFLFMIYDLKGMKEEHRKDIISQLLSESGVMLILLGIIYLFFSKLIGERIERLFNSVQEISRGNLDVNVRLYGNDEFAVIARVIDNLVKRLKRFIRYDYLTGIFNRFALENQIKEMLKNSPEDAKNILIFMDIDNFKEINDTFGHNVGDLVLRIFAKRLKNTVKEGIVGRLGGDEFLIFIQDRGRLDINSLLDKWMRVLSSSYKLKNNIIDISVTAGVSIHEGKRGDFYKLLKESDIALYYGKKQGKNMFIIFNDQIKIKEEKRIKLTNLMKHALEKKEFYLVYQPIYDINTEKIVSVEALLRWKNAEGEHIPPSDFIPILEETGLIKEVGRWVIEEVCKQLKRWNSLGIKDITISVNIDIQQILEENFVKTVESIISKECKTFSSLKFEITESEAMKFPETVIQTLKNLNSIGIEISIDDFGTGYSSLSYLKTMPVAYIKIDRSFIKDLPEDKDDRILTKAIVELSKNFGYKVIAEGVETEEQLIYLKEIKCDMVQGFYFCRPLPADELEGLLKNQL, from the coding sequence ATGTTTTTAGAAAGGGTTTTTGTTTTATTTCCGATAAGAATCGCCTTTCCACTTGTTCTTTTTTTAGTTTTTCTTGTTGTCTCTCTATTTGAAGGTTACTTTGAGAAAAAACATGCCTACAGACAGATAGAACAGGATCACAAAAAGAGGGTGTGTAATTTAGCAGGAAGACTTCAGGAGTTATCTGAGTATTTCATAAATAAAAAAGATGTCTCTTTTATAGAAAGAAGGATAGCAGATATCTCGGCAGACCAGTTTTTTGATGAGATATTTATATCAGATCCTGAAGGCAAGATACTCGTATCATCAAAAAAGAAGTTCAGAGGTGAGGAGTTTAGATCTGTTATTAAAAAAGTTATAGGAAAATCCTTAAATGATCTCTCATTTATTGATCATCTCAGGAAAAAACCTAAGATGAGATGTTTTATCTCACCTGACAGAAATAAGATAATAGCAATATCTCCAGTTTTATTTCCAAAAGAAAAAAAGATAAGGCCATCAAATATCGGTTTTCTCTTTATGATCTACGATCTGAAAGGAATGAAAGAGGAACACAGGAAGGATATCATCTCCCAGCTTTTAAGTGAATCTGGTGTAATGCTTATTCTTCTTGGAATTATATACCTTTTCTTTAGCAAGCTTATAGGTGAAAGAATAGAAAGGCTGTTTAACTCTGTCCAGGAGATAAGCAGAGGAAATTTAGATGTTAATGTAAGACTTTACGGGAACGATGAGTTCGCCGTCATAGCAAGGGTTATAGACAACCTTGTGAAAAGATTAAAAAGATTTATAAGGTATGATTATCTGACAGGAATTTTCAACAGATTTGCCCTTGAAAACCAGATTAAGGAGATGTTAAAAAACTCACCGGAAGATGCAAAAAACATTCTGATATTCATGGATATAGACAACTTTAAGGAGATTAATGACACCTTCGGTCATAATGTTGGTGATCTCGTTCTGAGAATATTCGCAAAAAGATTAAAAAATACCGTAAAGGAAGGGATTGTTGGGAGACTGGGGGGAGATGAGTTTCTCATATTTATACAGGATAGAGGCAGGTTAGATATTAATAGCCTTTTAGATAAATGGATGAGAGTTTTAAGCTCATCATACAAACTGAAAAACAATATTATTGATATATCTGTCACAGCCGGTGTTTCTATCCATGAAGGTAAAAGAGGTGATTTTTACAAACTTCTAAAAGAGAGTGATATCGCCCTTTACTACGGTAAAAAGCAGGGAAAGAATATGTTTATCATCTTTAACGACCAGATCAAGATCAAAGAAGAAAAGAGAATCAAACTTACAAATCTTATGAAACATGCACTGGAAAAGAAAGAGTTCTATCTTGTATACCAGCCTATATACGACATAAATACAGAAAAGATTGTATCTGTTGAAGCACTTCTTAGATGGAAAAATGCCGAAGGTGAACATATACCACCTTCTGATTTCATACCTATTTTAGAAGAGACAGGTCTTATAAAAGAAGTGGGAAGATGGGTGATAGAGGAGGTCTGTAAACAGTTAAAGAGATGGAACAGTTTAGGAATAAAAGATATAACTATCTCAGTGAATATAGATATACAGCAGATACTTGAAGAGAATTTTGTAAAAACTGTTGAGAGTATAATCTCAAAGGAATGTAAAACCTTTTCATCACTAAAATTTGAGATAACTGAAAGTGAGGCTATGAAATTTCCTGAGACGGTTATTCAGACCCTGAAAAATTTAAACAGTATCGGAATAGAGATATCTATTGACGATTTTGGAACAGGATACTCATCATTAAGTTATCTTAAAACAATGCCTGTTGCATACATAAAGATAGATAGATCTTTTATCAAAGACCTTCCTGAAGACAAAGACGACAGAATATTAACAAAAGCTATAGTAGAACTGTCTAAAAATTTTGGATATAAAGTTATAGCCGAAGGTGTTGAGACTGAAGAACAGCTTATATACCTGAAAGAGATTAAGTGTGATATGGTTCAGGGTTTTTATTTCTGCAGACCTTTACCTGCCGATGAGCTGGAAGGTTTACTCAAAAATCAGCTGTAA
- a CDS encoding ABC transporter substrate-binding protein: MKRAVIPIIFIFILIQGCSKEDPEYLKIGTNLWPGYEPLYLARELGFFRNKNIHLVEYSSASQVLRAYRNGIINGAALTLDEVLLLRSYGFNPEIILVLDVSNGADVIIAKPYIRGLKDLKGKRIGVENSALGAYMLSRALERAGLTYRDIKIVPLEIDEHYRAFIKNKVDAVVTFEPVKSKLLRRGGRIIFDSSQIPNEIVDVLVVEEVYIKKYPDVVQEVVKGWFKALKFWEGNPDKAITVMAKREGLTPEQLKNAFNGIKIPDIKENLTLIDRKNPELRQVAYKLLTVMRTNELIGEGFINIDSLFNGRFIEDK, from the coding sequence ATGAAAAGAGCTGTAATTCCAATAATTTTTATTTTCATCCTAATTCAGGGATGCAGTAAAGAAGATCCAGAATACCTGAAAATAGGTACAAACCTGTGGCCCGGATACGAGCCTTTATACCTTGCAAGGGAGTTAGGTTTTTTCCGTAATAAAAATATTCATCTTGTTGAGTACTCATCTGCATCACAGGTTTTAAGAGCCTACAGAAACGGGATAATAAACGGGGCAGCACTGACACTTGATGAGGTCTTACTCCTGAGAAGCTATGGTTTTAACCCTGAGATAATTCTTGTCCTTGATGTCTCAAATGGTGCAGATGTTATTATTGCAAAACCCTATATAAGGGGGTTGAAAGATCTGAAAGGAAAAAGGATAGGAGTTGAAAACTCTGCCTTAGGTGCTTATATGCTATCAAGAGCACTGGAAAGAGCAGGTCTTACATACAGAGATATAAAAATAGTTCCTTTAGAGATAGATGAACATTACAGAGCTTTTATTAAAAACAAGGTTGATGCTGTAGTCACATTTGAACCTGTTAAAAGCAAACTGCTGAGAAGAGGTGGAAGAATTATCTTTGACAGTTCACAGATACCTAACGAGATAGTTGATGTTCTTGTTGTTGAGGAAGTATATATTAAAAAATATCCTGATGTTGTTCAGGAAGTTGTGAAAGGCTGGTTTAAGGCCCTTAAATTCTGGGAAGGAAATCCCGATAAAGCTATAACTGTTATGGCGAAAAGGGAAGGTCTAACACCAGAACAGTTAAAAAATGCCTTTAACGGGATAAAAATCCCGGATATTAAGGAAAATCTAACTTTAATAGATAGAAAAAATCCTGAACTCAGACAGGTTGCCTATAAATTATTGACTGTAATGAGAACTAACGAACTTATAGGCGAAGGGTTTATAAATATAGATTCCCTTTTCAACGGCAGATTTATAGAGGATAAATAA
- a CDS encoding D-2-hydroxyacid dehydrogenase: MKIVFLDAKTVGDDIDLSVFEAFGDFIAYPTTKGSEVFDRVYDADIIITNKVIIDREVIDYARDLKLICVAATGTNNVDILYAKEKGIAVTNVAGYSTESVVQHTFAMLFYILEQLRYYDDYVKSGQYAESDIFTHLGRPFSEINGKRWGIIGLGTIGRRVGQVAESFGCDVIYHSTSGVKREERYREYPLDELLKTSDIVSIHAPLNEKTRNLITYDKISLMKPSAILLNLGRGGIVNEEDLARALDEGLISGAGLDVLEKEPIDPYSPLLSIKNRDRLLITPHIAWTSIEARKRLIQEIAENIRAFLNGKERNRVDLVF; encoded by the coding sequence ATGAAGATAGTTTTCCTTGATGCAAAGACAGTTGGAGATGATATAGATCTTTCGGTTTTTGAAGCTTTTGGGGATTTTATAGCCTATCCTACAACGAAAGGTTCTGAGGTTTTTGACAGGGTTTATGATGCCGATATTATCATCACAAACAAGGTTATTATTGACAGAGAAGTTATAGATTACGCAAGGGATCTTAAGCTTATATGTGTTGCTGCAACAGGAACAAACAATGTTGATATCCTTTATGCAAAGGAGAAGGGTATAGCTGTAACCAATGTTGCAGGTTATTCAACGGAGAGTGTTGTTCAGCACACATTTGCTATGCTTTTTTATATACTTGAACAGCTAAGATATTATGATGATTATGTAAAATCCGGTCAGTATGCTGAGAGTGATATATTTACACATCTTGGGAGACCTTTTTCAGAGATAAATGGAAAGAGATGGGGGATTATAGGGCTTGGGACTATAGGAAGAAGGGTTGGTCAGGTTGCTGAATCTTTCGGGTGTGATGTTATATACCACTCAACATCAGGTGTTAAAAGGGAAGAAAGGTACAGAGAGTATCCCCTTGATGAACTCCTAAAAACTTCAGATATAGTCTCAATACACGCCCCTTTAAATGAGAAGACTAGGAATCTTATAACCTATGATAAGATCAGTCTTATGAAGCCGTCCGCTATCCTCCTTAATTTAGGGAGAGGGGGGATAGTGAACGAGGAAGATCTTGCCAGGGCTTTAGATGAAGGTCTTATATCAGGTGCTGGTCTTGATGTTCTTGAAAAGGAACCTATTGATCCTTACAGTCCTCTTCTCTCGATTAAAAACAGGGACAGGCTTCTAATAACACCTCATATAGCATGGACAAGTATTGAGGCAAGGAAAAGGCTTATTCAGGAGATAGCTGAAAATATAAGGGCATTTTTGAATGGGAAGGAGAGAAACAGGGTTGATCTTGTTTTTTAA
- a CDS encoding iron-sulfur cluster assembly scaffold protein, producing the protein MKVSEYHKKGLKNFAEEKPEGYEILGSAKEGAHRVEIYILEEDGKIKDAKFSSSKRCKKLMAIADFVTEKIKGQSLNSINVSDEEILKFFEEEKEKDKMLNRLNIVKKTFS; encoded by the coding sequence ATGAAAGTATCTGAATACCACAAAAAGGGTTTAAAGAACTTTGCAGAGGAAAAGCCTGAAGGATATGAAATATTAGGATCGGCTAAAGAAGGAGCTCACAGAGTTGAGATATACATACTGGAAGAAGACGGAAAAATAAAAGATGCAAAGTTCAGCTCATCTAAAAGATGTAAAAAACTTATGGCTATAGCAGACTTTGTGACAGAAAAGATAAAAGGGCAGAGCTTAAATAGTATAAACGTCAGTGATGAGGAGATCCTTAAATTTTTTGAAGAGGAAAAGGAAAAAGACAAGATGTTAAACAGACTGAATATCGTTAAAAAAACCTTCAGTTGA
- a CDS encoding branched-chain amino acid transaminase, which translates to MEYIYFEGKIVPEDQAKISIKTNSFHYGTAIFEGIRAYYDKDTDRMWGLFFKEHYERLFQNMKVLNMEIEESIDQLVEITKELIRKNNIKDDIYIRPIVYFSDLKISPKLVGYKSRIAIYTYPLGDYIDINKGIKAIVSSWTRINDNMIPPRLKVAGSYVNSAFSKTEAILAGADEAIVLNKNGYVSEGSAENIFIVRDGKLITPPVSDDILEGITRNAIITIAKDLGYQVIERHISRTELYIADEIFFCGTGAQVSPVVEVDHRKIGDGSPGKITKEIQEVYFNAVRGKIEKYRHWVIPID; encoded by the coding sequence ATGGAATATATCTACTTTGAAGGTAAGATAGTCCCTGAAGATCAGGCAAAGATAAGCATAAAAACAAACTCTTTCCATTACGGAACAGCTATATTTGAAGGTATAAGAGCTTACTATGATAAAGATACTGACAGGATGTGGGGACTGTTCTTTAAAGAGCATTACGAAAGGCTTTTCCAGAATATGAAAGTTCTGAATATGGAGATAGAGGAGAGTATAGACCAGCTTGTTGAGATAACAAAGGAGCTTATAAGAAAAAACAATATAAAGGATGATATATACATAAGACCTATAGTTTATTTCTCGGATCTTAAAATAAGTCCTAAACTTGTAGGATACAAATCAAGGATAGCTATATACACATATCCACTTGGAGATTATATAGATATAAACAAGGGGATAAAAGCTATTGTCTCATCATGGACAAGGATAAACGATAATATGATACCACCAAGATTGAAGGTTGCAGGATCTTACGTAAACAGTGCATTCTCAAAAACAGAAGCTATACTGGCAGGGGCAGATGAGGCTATAGTTCTGAACAAAAACGGGTATGTATCGGAAGGTTCAGCTGAAAACATATTTATCGTTAGAGATGGAAAGCTGATAACACCTCCTGTATCAGATGATATACTTGAGGGAATAACAAGAAATGCTATCATCACCATAGCAAAAGATCTCGGATATCAGGTTATAGAGAGACATATATCAAGAACAGAGCTTTACATAGCCGATGAGATATTCTTCTGTGGAACAGGTGCTCAGGTATCCCCTGTCGTTGAGGTTGATCACAGAAAGATAGGGGATGGATCTCCAGGAAAGATAACAAAGGAGATACAGGAAGTTTACTTTAATGCTGTAAGAGGAAAGATAGAAAAATACAGACACTGGGTGATTCCTATAGATTGA
- a CDS encoding biotin--[acetyl-CoA-carboxylase] ligase, protein MDRTDQIILEQIEDKTVSGEKLSKLTGISRVAVWKRIKKLEDLGYRIKHSSEGYRLIERTPYLLPVEIKRALKTGYIGKNYIFFDQIDSTNMYAKSNDLPDGTVVLAENQTKGKGRKGRRWISSKGKGLYFSIVIKRNYPLNDLMKLSLLFPYAVKEAIKDYLENQIKIKWPNDLYINNRKFAGFLIETEIEGNEINRIIAGIGININNEPEEFGDIKDTATSLKIEEGKTFCRKELFCRVLETIEKSLDKFSSLDLTDEIEKDLLWKGENIRILDEGIEGRLIGLDRSGGLKVLTEKGVLTVYSGDISVRKI, encoded by the coding sequence ATGGACAGAACAGATCAGATAATTTTGGAACAGATAGAAGACAAAACCGTATCTGGAGAAAAACTTTCAAAATTAACGGGAATCTCAAGGGTTGCCGTCTGGAAAAGGATCAAAAAACTGGAAGATCTTGGATACAGAATAAAACACAGCTCCGAAGGTTACAGGCTGATTGAGAGAACCCCCTATCTTCTCCCAGTTGAGATAAAAAGAGCATTAAAAACTGGGTATATAGGAAAAAATTACATATTTTTTGACCAGATTGACTCAACAAACATGTACGCAAAATCAAATGATCTTCCTGATGGAACTGTAGTACTTGCAGAGAATCAGACAAAAGGAAAAGGAAGAAAAGGGAGAAGATGGATATCGTCTAAAGGAAAGGGACTGTATTTCTCAATAGTTATAAAAAGAAATTACCCTCTGAATGATCTTATGAAGCTCTCACTTCTTTTTCCCTACGCTGTAAAAGAAGCCATTAAAGATTATTTAGAAAACCAGATAAAGATAAAATGGCCTAACGATCTTTACATAAATAACAGGAAGTTTGCAGGATTCCTTATTGAAACAGAGATTGAAGGAAATGAGATAAACAGGATCATAGCAGGTATAGGTATAAATATAAACAACGAGCCTGAAGAGTTCGGTGATATAAAAGATACAGCAACATCATTAAAGATTGAGGAAGGTAAAACATTCTGCAGAAAAGAGTTATTTTGCAGAGTACTGGAAACAATTGAAAAAAGTCTTGATAAATTCAGCAGTCTTGATCTTACAGATGAGATAGAAAAAGATCTCTTATGGAAAGGAGAGAACATCCGTATATTAGATGAGGGTATTGAAGGAAGACTGATAGGTCTTGACAGGTCTGGAGGGCTAAAAGTACTGACAGAAAAAGGAGTTTTAACGGTATACTCTGGAGATATATCTGTAAGAAAGATATAA
- a CDS encoding anthranilate phosphoribosyltransferase produces the protein MIEYLKIIGIGKKGAKDLTLNQAYEAEKMILDGRATDIQTGAFWSVIRYKYASIEELKGFLKANMENNDFIETGIKPLDIAINYDGKNRTVHILPASIFIASGAGAYISGHGSEDVPAKYGIPYHKILEFMGCKTPENKDTVLKTLENAGFGFYHQRLFNKKLYSILPKRREFGLRTYHNTIERMLNPFRTDKVITGVSHPPYIFKYFEIGRFAGFKRITAFKSLEGGVEPFPNHETKISLNDKSIVVYPEGIVKEFILRKIPPEENAKICLSILKNEDRKYTNFALLTSGILLMAYGITENLDEAVSLSEESLRSGKAYEKFKIYAQITGEG, from the coding sequence ATGATAGAGTATCTGAAGATAATCGGGATAGGAAAGAAAGGTGCGAAGGATCTTACTTTAAATCAGGCTTATGAAGCTGAAAAGATGATACTTGACGGCAGAGCTACAGACATCCAGACAGGAGCTTTCTGGTCTGTTATCAGATATAAATATGCATCAATTGAGGAGCTTAAAGGTTTTTTAAAGGCGAATATGGAGAACAACGATTTTATAGAAACAGGAATAAAGCCACTGGATATAGCTATAAATTATGATGGTAAAAACAGAACAGTCCATATACTTCCTGCTTCCATATTTATAGCTTCTGGGGCTGGTGCTTACATATCAGGACATGGATCTGAGGATGTCCCTGCGAAATACGGTATCCCATACCACAAAATACTTGAGTTTATGGGGTGTAAAACCCCTGAAAATAAAGATACAGTACTAAAAACACTTGAAAATGCAGGCTTTGGCTTTTACCATCAGAGATTATTCAATAAAAAGCTTTACAGTATCCTTCCAAAAAGAAGGGAGTTTGGACTTAGAACTTACCACAATACGATAGAGAGGATGTTAAACCCATTCAGGACAGATAAGGTTATCACAGGTGTTTCACACCCACCTTACATATTCAAATATTTTGAGATTGGAAGGTTTGCAGGTTTTAAAAGGATTACTGCTTTCAAAAGTCTTGAAGGTGGTGTTGAACCATTCCCAAACCATGAGACAAAGATATCATTAAATGATAAAAGTATCGTTGTATATCCTGAAGGTATAGTTAAAGAGTTTATACTGAGAAAGATACCACCTGAAGAGAACGCAAAGATATGTTTATCAATACTGAAAAATGAGGACAGAAAGTATACAAATTTTGCATTGCTGACCTCAGGTATACTGCTGATGGCTTACGGAATTACTGAAAATTTAGATGAGGCTGTATCATTATCTGAAGAGAGTTTAAGATCAGGAAAGGCTTACGAGAAATTTAAGATATACGCCCAGATAACAGGGGAAGGTTAA
- a CDS encoding aminotransferase class I/II-fold pyridoxal phosphate-dependent enzyme yields the protein MDFNGYLESRLEDIKRKGLYRKRFIVPENLIDFSSNDYLGLKDCEETKKVLCENIEKLSLGSGASQLVSGYKSIQKELEDFLSEFKESEDCIVLGSGYLANTGLIQALTEEGDIVFSDQFNHASIIDGIRLSRAEKVIYRHNDMNDLEDKLKKSSGRGKRFIVTDGVFSMEGDTVNFPDLKFLADRYGAVVILDDAHSTGILGNGKGTIFHYGMKPDENIIQMGTLSKAVGSYGAFVCGSRTVIDFLINRMRTVIFSTALSPIQNFISLNNLKIMVSQPFRREYILKQSEYLAENLKKLGYNIEYRGTPILSLMIGKEDKAVRLRDLLVEKGIFIQAIRPPTVPEGSSRLRITISYRHSKEDIDYLIDTLKELRDKL from the coding sequence ATGGATTTTAATGGTTATCTTGAAAGCAGGCTGGAAGATATAAAAAGAAAAGGACTTTACAGAAAAAGGTTTATAGTACCAGAAAATCTTATTGATTTTTCATCAAATGATTATCTTGGGCTTAAGGACTGTGAAGAGACAAAAAAGGTACTTTGTGAAAATATAGAAAAACTCTCACTTGGAAGCGGTGCATCACAGCTTGTATCAGGCTATAAGAGTATCCAGAAAGAGCTTGAGGATTTTTTATCTGAATTTAAAGAGTCAGAGGACTGTATAGTTTTGGGAAGTGGATATCTCGCAAATACAGGTCTTATTCAGGCGTTGACAGAGGAAGGTGATATCGTATTCAGCGACCAGTTTAACCATGCTTCCATTATTGACGGTATAAGACTGTCAAGAGCAGAAAAGGTTATTTACAGACATAACGATATGAATGATCTTGAGGATAAGCTTAAAAAGAGTTCCGGTAGGGGAAAAAGATTTATAGTTACAGATGGTGTTTTCAGTATGGAAGGTGATACAGTTAACTTTCCTGATCTCAAATTCTTAGCTGACAGATATGGCGCTGTTGTCATACTGGATGACGCCCATTCTACAGGAATTTTAGGAAATGGAAAGGGAACAATATTTCATTACGGTATGAAACCTGATGAGAACATTATTCAGATGGGGACACTATCTAAAGCTGTGGGAAGTTACGGTGCTTTTGTCTGTGGAAGCAGAACTGTTATTGATTTTCTTATAAACAGAATGAGAACTGTTATATTCTCAACAGCACTATCACCTATCCAGAATTTTATATCATTGAATAATCTCAAAATCATGGTATCACAGCCATTTAGAAGGGAGTATATCTTAAAACAGTCTGAATATTTAGCCGAAAATTTGAAAAAACTTGGGTATAATATTGAGTATAGAGGAACGCCTATTCTTTCACTTATGATTGGAAAGGAAGATAAGGCTGTCCGCCTTAGGGATCTGCTTGTAGAAAAAGGTATATTCATACAGGCAATAAGACCTCCTACCGTTCCTGAGGGCAGCTCAAGGTTGAGAATTACTATTTCTTACAGACATTCTAAGGAAGATATAGATTATTTGATAGATACACTCAAAGAGTTGAGGGATAAATTATGA
- a CDS encoding PP2C family protein-serine/threonine phosphatase, whose protein sequence is MYRILYYTDRGLRNYQQDCLYIDGKVVQSESMGSPEYTEKDKDDILVAICDGMGGLSSGDIASRSVCESLGKLKIPFSVEGVYKALYRIQLDFMKLNIFNSGTTVAGVYMNGSKSIIFNAGDSRVYKITDREIIYLSHDHSYVQQLVDKGIISYREAFYSPYRHYVEFGIGDIFMEDWERGVKPYIKNDYLEKDQFYFICTDGVNDTLKDEEIFQILHPDPFKNAEDLIKELDRRKEDNYSFIILSYS, encoded by the coding sequence ATGTACAGGATACTTTACTATACAGACAGAGGCTTGAGAAACTACCAGCAGGACTGCCTTTATATTGATGGTAAGGTAGTTCAGTCTGAAAGTATGGGATCTCCTGAATACACAGAAAAAGATAAAGATGATATTCTTGTTGCCATCTGTGATGGTATGGGAGGCCTCTCCAGCGGGGATATAGCGAGCAGATCTGTGTGCGAGAGTTTAGGTAAATTAAAAATACCATTCAGTGTAGAAGGGGTTTATAAAGCACTTTACAGAATACAGTTAGATTTTATGAAACTTAATATTTTCAATAGTGGAACAACCGTAGCAGGTGTTTATATGAATGGAAGTAAAAGTATCATATTCAACGCAGGTGACAGTAGGGTTTATAAGATAACAGACAGGGAGATAATATATCTCTCACACGACCACAGTTATGTCCAGCAGCTTGTTGATAAAGGGATTATAAGCTACAGAGAAGCATTTTACAGTCCTTACAGACATTATGTTGAGTTTGGTATTGGGGATATTTTTATGGAAGACTGGGAAAGAGGTGTAAAACCCTACATAAAAAATGACTATCTTGAGAAGGATCAGTTCTATTTTATCTGCACAGACGGTGTGAATGATACATTAAAAGATGAGGAGATATTTCAGATCCTTCATCCTGATCCTTTCAAAAATGCAGAAGATCTCATAAAAGAGCTTGACAGAAGAAAAGAGGATAACTACTCCTTCATAATACTCAGTTACTCTTAA